A region of Argentina anserina chromosome 5, drPotAnse1.1, whole genome shotgun sequence DNA encodes the following proteins:
- the LOC126794278 gene encoding DNAJ protein JJJ1 homolog isoform X2 codes for MERRCHYEVLGVDRGCSADEIKSAYRKLALQRHPDKLVRTGVSEADANAQFQELGQAYEVLSDPKERAWYDSHRSQILFADPEAAGAVVPDLFTFFSTTVFSGYSDSGKGFYKVYGDVFNKIYSNELSFARKLGLGIDAVREAPAMGNLKSDYAQVTAFYNHWLGFGTVMDFCWTDQYDVTGGPNRKLRRLMEEDNKKQRRKAKREYNETVRGLAEFVKKRDTRVREMVMKKEKEREMKKEEEREKKKRLEKEKLERAMTYEEPEWAKAVEEDEEEEEEEEEEEERKRNELYCVVCGKKFKSEKQWKNHEQSKKHKDKVAEFRESIVDEEDVGGEVDDLGEQMREGLEIGEEGDGDGVGVSGGEDEFYDFGDEIRREKVDDEDGDDDDEMELLRAMAARHKSRERVDNDEEEEEEEEDDDGEDDEMELLKAMAARQKSRENILEEVGVEEDDSESDDEMDVLEAMVAGKKSRKNAASKVEVEDPLVTGVDVDSDSNGVESIPMEYENRKPSRRKAKNKKSGAETKRVDMNDISNDQSEAGEIDNSDIKESTSDSVAENASSNDRQDDQIARKKKSSKQTIEKKKENVKKEAIGKSKSSSKGKRAK; via the exons ATGGAGCGGCGGTGCCACTACGAGGTGCTCGGCGTCGACCGCGGCTGCTCCGCCGACGAGATCAAATCGGCGTACCGTAAACTCGCCCTGCAGCGCCACCCCGACAAGCTCGTCCGCACCGGCGTCTCCGAGGCCGACGCCAACGCTCAATTCCAGGAGCTCGGCCAAGCCTACGAGGTCCTCTCCGACCCCAAGGAGCGAGCCTGGTACGACTCCCACCGCTCCCAGATCCTCTTCGCCGATCCCGAAGCCGCCGGCGCCGTCGTCCCCGACCTCTTCACCTTCTTCTCCACCACCGTCTTCTCCGGCTACTCCGACTCCGGCAAGGGCTTCTACAAGGTCTACGGCGACGTCTTCAACAAAATCTACTCCAACGAGCTCAGCTTCGCCCGGAAGCTAGGGCTGGGGATCGACGCCGTGAGGGAGGCGCCGGCGATGGGGAACCTGAAGAGCGACTACGCGCAGGTGACGGCGTTTTATAACCACTGGCTAGGGTTTGGCACGGTGATGGATTTCTGCTGGACGGACCAGTATGACGTCACGGGGGGCCCGAACCGGAAGTTGAGGAGGTTGATGGAGGAGGACAACAAGAAGCAGAGGAGGAAGGCGAAGAGGGAGTACAACGAGACGGTGAGGGGTCTGGCGGAGTTTGTGAAGAAGAGGGATACGAGAGTGAGGGAGATGGtaatgaagaaggagaaggagagggaaatgaagaaggaggaggagagggagaagaagaagaggttgGAGAAGGAGAAGTTGGAGAGAGCTATGACGTATGAGGAGCCGGAGTGGGCGAAAGCGGTGGAggaggatgaggaggaggaggaggaggaggaggaggaggaggagaggaagaggaaTGAGCTGTACTGTGTGGTGTGTGGGAAGAAGTTTAAGAGTGAGAAGCAGTGGAAGAATCACGAGCAGTCGAAGAAGCATAAGGATAAGGTTGCTGAGTTTAGGGAATCGATTGTGGATGAGGAGGATGTAGGTGGTGAGGTGGATGATTTAGGTGAGCAAATGAGGGAGGGTTTGGAGATTGGAGAGGAGGGAGATGGAGATGGGGTTGGAGTGAGTGGCGGCGAGGATGAGTTTTATGATTTTGGTGATGAAATTCGCAGGGAAAAAGTTGACGATGAGGATGGTGATGATGACGATGAAATGGAACTTCTCCGAGCAATGGCGGCAAGGCACAAGAGTAGGGAAAGGGTTGATaatgatgaggaggaggaggaggaggaggaggacgaTGACGGTGAGGATGACGAAATGGAACTTTTAAAAGCAATGGCAGCCAGGCAGAAGAGTAGGGAAAATATTCTTGAAGAAGTTGGTGTTGAAGAGGATGATAGTGAGAGTGATGATGAAATGGATGTTCTTGAAGCAATGGTGGCCGGGAAAAAGAGCAGGAAAAATGCAGCTTCAAAAGTTGAGGTTGAGGATCCCTTGGTGACCGGTGTTGATGTGGACAGTGATAGCAATGGTGTAGAGTCCATTCCGATGGAATATGAGAATAGAAAACCCTCAAGAAGGAAAGCGAAAAATAAGAAGAGTGGTGCAGAAACAAAAAGAGTTGATATGAATGATATTAGTAATGATCAAAGTGAGGCAGGTGAAATTGACAATTCAGATATAAAGGAATCCACATCTGATTCCGTAGCGGAAAATGCGAGTAGTAATGACAGACAGGATGATCAAATAGCCAGAAAGAAGAAATCTTCAAAACAGACtattgagaagaagaaagagaatgtGAAGAAAGAAGCCATCGGAAAATCAAAGAGCTCATCCAAAGGGAAGAGAGCTAAG TGA
- the LOC126794278 gene encoding DNAJ protein JJJ1 homolog isoform X1 has translation MERRCHYEVLGVDRGCSADEIKSAYRKLALQRHPDKLVRTGVSEADANAQFQELGQAYEVLSDPKERAWYDSHRSQILFADPEAAGAVVPDLFTFFSTTVFSGYSDSGKGFYKVYGDVFNKIYSNELSFARKLGLGIDAVREAPAMGNLKSDYAQVTAFYNHWLGFGTVMDFCWTDQYDVTGGPNRKLRRLMEEDNKKQRRKAKREYNETVRGLAEFVKKRDTRVREMVMKKEKEREMKKEEEREKKKRLEKEKLERAMTYEEPEWAKAVEEDEEEEEEEEEEEERKRNELYCVVCGKKFKSEKQWKNHEQSKKHKDKVAEFRESIVDEEDVGGEVDDLGEQMREGLEIGEEGDGDGVGVSGGEDEFYDFGDEIRREKVDDEDGDDDDEMELLRAMAARHKSRERVDNDEEEEEEEEDDDGEDDEMELLKAMAARQKSRENILEEVGVEEDDSESDDEMDVLEAMVAGKKSRKNAASKVEVEDPLVTGVDVDSDSNGVESIPMEYENRKPSRRKAKNKKSGAETKRVDMNDISNDQSEAGEIDNSDIKESTSDSVAENASSNDRQDDQIARKKKSSKQTIEKKKENVKKEAIGKSKSSSKGKRAKATSKNTNNACEACGEEFGSRNQLHKHLGDTGHASLKM, from the exons ATGGAGCGGCGGTGCCACTACGAGGTGCTCGGCGTCGACCGCGGCTGCTCCGCCGACGAGATCAAATCGGCGTACCGTAAACTCGCCCTGCAGCGCCACCCCGACAAGCTCGTCCGCACCGGCGTCTCCGAGGCCGACGCCAACGCTCAATTCCAGGAGCTCGGCCAAGCCTACGAGGTCCTCTCCGACCCCAAGGAGCGAGCCTGGTACGACTCCCACCGCTCCCAGATCCTCTTCGCCGATCCCGAAGCCGCCGGCGCCGTCGTCCCCGACCTCTTCACCTTCTTCTCCACCACCGTCTTCTCCGGCTACTCCGACTCCGGCAAGGGCTTCTACAAGGTCTACGGCGACGTCTTCAACAAAATCTACTCCAACGAGCTCAGCTTCGCCCGGAAGCTAGGGCTGGGGATCGACGCCGTGAGGGAGGCGCCGGCGATGGGGAACCTGAAGAGCGACTACGCGCAGGTGACGGCGTTTTATAACCACTGGCTAGGGTTTGGCACGGTGATGGATTTCTGCTGGACGGACCAGTATGACGTCACGGGGGGCCCGAACCGGAAGTTGAGGAGGTTGATGGAGGAGGACAACAAGAAGCAGAGGAGGAAGGCGAAGAGGGAGTACAACGAGACGGTGAGGGGTCTGGCGGAGTTTGTGAAGAAGAGGGATACGAGAGTGAGGGAGATGGtaatgaagaaggagaaggagagggaaatgaagaaggaggaggagagggagaagaagaagaggttgGAGAAGGAGAAGTTGGAGAGAGCTATGACGTATGAGGAGCCGGAGTGGGCGAAAGCGGTGGAggaggatgaggaggaggaggaggaggaggaggaggaggaggagaggaagaggaaTGAGCTGTACTGTGTGGTGTGTGGGAAGAAGTTTAAGAGTGAGAAGCAGTGGAAGAATCACGAGCAGTCGAAGAAGCATAAGGATAAGGTTGCTGAGTTTAGGGAATCGATTGTGGATGAGGAGGATGTAGGTGGTGAGGTGGATGATTTAGGTGAGCAAATGAGGGAGGGTTTGGAGATTGGAGAGGAGGGAGATGGAGATGGGGTTGGAGTGAGTGGCGGCGAGGATGAGTTTTATGATTTTGGTGATGAAATTCGCAGGGAAAAAGTTGACGATGAGGATGGTGATGATGACGATGAAATGGAACTTCTCCGAGCAATGGCGGCAAGGCACAAGAGTAGGGAAAGGGTTGATaatgatgaggaggaggaggaggaggaggaggacgaTGACGGTGAGGATGACGAAATGGAACTTTTAAAAGCAATGGCAGCCAGGCAGAAGAGTAGGGAAAATATTCTTGAAGAAGTTGGTGTTGAAGAGGATGATAGTGAGAGTGATGATGAAATGGATGTTCTTGAAGCAATGGTGGCCGGGAAAAAGAGCAGGAAAAATGCAGCTTCAAAAGTTGAGGTTGAGGATCCCTTGGTGACCGGTGTTGATGTGGACAGTGATAGCAATGGTGTAGAGTCCATTCCGATGGAATATGAGAATAGAAAACCCTCAAGAAGGAAAGCGAAAAATAAGAAGAGTGGTGCAGAAACAAAAAGAGTTGATATGAATGATATTAGTAATGATCAAAGTGAGGCAGGTGAAATTGACAATTCAGATATAAAGGAATCCACATCTGATTCCGTAGCGGAAAATGCGAGTAGTAATGACAGACAGGATGATCAAATAGCCAGAAAGAAGAAATCTTCAAAACAGACtattgagaagaagaaagagaatgtGAAGAAAGAAGCCATCGGAAAATCAAAGAGCTCATCCAAAGGGAAGAGAGCTAAG GCAACATCAAAGAACACTAACAATGCATGCGAGGCATGTGGAGAGGAGTTTGGATCAAG GAATCAATTGCATAAGCATTTAGGTGACACTGGACATGCTTCACTGAAGATGTGA
- the LOC126793626 gene encoding PLASMODESMATA CALLOSE-BINDING PROTEIN 3-like, producing MAALAFAALLLLAMAGQSSANWCVCKSGSDAVLQKTLDYACGAGADCNPIKSSGSCYNPNSVKAHCDYAVNSYFQKKGQAQGTCDFAGTATPVTTDPSVTGCTFPSSASTSGSTTPTTGTATPTTGTTTPTTGTTTPTTGTTPTTSGTTPTSTGTTGTTTGATPYTATPGVFGVSPSGAGYTDDSAGIRLINMTSLFSFITLFFSGLMLWWG from the exons ATGGCTGCTTTAGCTTTTGCAGCACTGCTTCTCTTGGCCATGGCTGGCCAGTCAA GTGCCAATTGGTGTGTGTGCAAGTCTGGAAGTGATGCAGTATTGCAGAAGACATTAGACTATGCCTGTGGAGCTGGGGCTGACTGTAACCCCATAAAATCATCAGGGTCTTGCTACAACCCCAACAGTGTTAAAGCTCACTGTGACTATGCTGTTAACAGCTATTTCCAGAAGAAGGGTCAAGCTCAAGGCACCTGTGACTTCGCCGGCACCGCCACCCCTGTCACAACCGATCCCA GTGTTACTGGTTGTACTTTCCCCTCTAGCGCCAG CACTTCCGGCAGTACAACTCCAACCACTGGCACAGCCACACCAACCACTGGCACAACCACACCAACCACTGGCACAACCACGCCAACCACTGGCACAACACCAACAACTTCCGGTACCACACCAACATCCACCGGAACTACTGGAACAACCACCGGTGCCACTCCATACACTGCAACTCCTGGAGTATTTGGTGTGAGTCCATCAGGAGCTGGCTACACAGATGACAGTGCTGGGATCAGACTCATCAACATGACTAGTTTGTTCTCTTTCATAACATTATTCTTTTCAGGCTTGATGCTTTGGTGGGGTTGA
- the LOC126793987 gene encoding uncharacterized protein LOC126793987: MADIISPQDRDKWVCELCTKEDGMLSSNSRIMGDPLPSSADRAHYDGRHLASPSKFHNSSGWQAHSSKQKAVLSGKVRYITHEEVQQLYRTKSPIKSSVVFKTVAPKSPISRVNAPANVTRPKRGRPPKKQNISLSEQGSPFSSARTVTPPRRGRPPKMLSISKINQQASQVLKQSQEKWSPGTHTKGHGIEEQPKDAPVLSRGAEKSSRKIVKGPNKLSCTPSSSWDSSLNLDSGGETSAAERDHSDGEERDLLNTFSRLHLYRSYLPALQATWKGGFVIYADTPGEFIGGFQAQLPSKVDHRVYDFSQKMPPVLQATLLPRLHLWDDPFLNECPELEDVALYFFPDDTIASSRETYASLFEVMDTKDSVMRIYFAGVEAMELLIYTSKQLRLELLDTVPSLTCPRIQNFLWGIFRPGSTYQDMGDSVTSSDMEVDMVGGKMVGIVDVVVPKYMSIPSRMSQQPVTPIDSSTPSRIPQQPETSKEISTPSTMSQQPETPKELSTSSTIPQQSVTLKDSSTPGIMCEQLNMTPVQQLLRITREKHSSFADKKRALETAIAQLLGVESEEVKGSDSSTAAAMTTTLALQKVKSEKEEGEMGGTSSTVDHGRVKLEEEEGKIVSTPSIFHYGHNHN, from the exons ATGGCGGATATTATATCCCCCCAGGATCGGGATAAATGGGTTTGCGAATTATGTACTAAGGAAGATGGAATGCTTTCTTCGAATTCTAGAATTATGGGAGATCCATTACCATCATCAGCAGATAGAGCCCACTATGACGGCAGGCACTTAGCAAGCCCCAGCAAGTTCCATAATAGTTCAGGGTGGCAAGCTCACTCTAGCAAGCAAAAGGCTGTTTTGAGTGGCAAAGTGAGGTACATTACGCATGAAGAAGTCCAACAGCTATATAGGACCAAATCACCCATAAAGTCTTCTGTGGTGTTCAAAACTGTTGCTCCAAAGTCCCCCATATCCAGGGTTAACGCACCTGCAAATGTGACACGGCCTAAACGTGGCAGACCCCCTAAGAAGCAAAACATCTCTCTTTCAGAACAGGGCAGCCCCTTCTCCAGTGCACGAACCGTGACACCTCCTAGACGTGGCAGGCCCCCCAAGATGCTTAGCATCTCCAAGATTAATCAGCAGGCATCTCAAGTTCTGAAACAATCGCAAG AAAAGTGGTCTCCTGGAACACACACAAAAGGGCATGGTATTGAGGAACAACCAAAGGATGCACCAGTACTTTCTCGGGGAGCTGAAAAATCTAGTAGGAAGATAGTGAAGGGACCAAACAAACTATCATGcacaccatcatcatcatgggATTCATCACTAAATTTGGATTCAG GAGGTGAGACATCTGCTGCTGAACGTGATCATTCAGATGGTGAAGAAAGAGACCTTCTTAATACATTTTCTAGGCTTCATCTATATCGGTCCTATCTTCCTGCTCTGCAAGCTACTTGGAA gggaGGTTTTGTCATCTATGCAGATACACCTGGTGAATTCATTGGTGGATTCCAGGCACAACTTCCTAGTAAGGTTGATCATAGAGTCTATGACTTTTCACAAAAAATGCCCCCTGTTCTTCAAGCTACTTTACTTCCTCGATTGCATCTTTGGGATGATCCtttcctcaatgaatgtcCTGAACTTGAAGATGTTGCACTATACTTTTTCCCTGATGATACAATTGCCAG CTCAAGAGAGACTTATGCTTCGCTTTTTGAGGTCATGGATACAAAAGATTCAGTCATGAGAATTTATTTTGCTGGAGTAGAAGCCATGGAATTGCTAATATATACATCCAAACAGCTGCGTTTAGAATTGCTGG ACACTGTTCCATCACTTACATGTCCAAGGATACAAAATTTCTTGTGGGGAATCTTTCGACCCGGAAGTACTTATCAAGACATGGGTGATAGCGTAACTTCTTCAGATATGGAAGTTGACATGGTTGGTGGAAAGATGGTGGGAATTGTTGATGTAGTTGTTCCGAAATATATGTCCATCCCTAGCAGAATGTCACAGCAGCCTGTGACTCCAATAGATTCCTCTACACCTAGCAGAATCCCTCAGCAGCCTGAGACTTCAAAAGAAATATCCACCCCTAGCACAATGTCTCAGCAGCCTGAAACTCCAAAAGAACTATCCACCTCTAGCACAATACCTCAGCAGTCTGTGACTCTGAAAGATTCATCCACCCCTGGCATAATGTGTGAGCAGCTTAACATGACTCCCGTGCAACAACTTTTGCGTATTACCAGGGAGAAGCATTCTTCGTTCGCTGACAAGAAAAGGGCACTAGAGACTGCTATTGCACAATTGTTAGGAGTTGAATCAGAAGAGGTGAAAGGCTCTGATAGTTCTACAGCAGCAG CAATGACGACCACACTTGCATTGCAGAAAGTCAAGTCGGAAAAAGAAGAGGGTGAAATGGGAGGCACGTCTTCAACTGTCGATCATGGACGAGTAAAgttggaggaagaagagggtAAAATAGTAAGCACACCTTCAATTTTCCATTATGGACATAACCATAACTAG
- the LOC126793989 gene encoding DNAJ protein JJJ1 homolog: MKRADYDLYRKKNATPESFKLDLVLNKALRFSSYSDEGRGFFKVYGDVFEKIYANEVAFQELKLPPDSVVKPPEIGDEHGSYLVVAQFYNYWLNFVTIMDFRWVDPHDKYDLAAAQTKKGLGIMTRKNMKARKKAKRVEEMEEEKERRTKVKKEKMERALEYEEPEWTRPVERKRKYGVEEKEEEKEREEWECVVCRKEFKSEKQCLNHQMSKRRRSVKSTRANEVHIDKPESKSDSGADFSCVDNGSEDRKRKKGRKKEKRSERNSKRNGESEDSGIKNSKSGGRIKYGGKKSRADICKKH; the protein is encoded by the coding sequence ATGAAGCGAGCCGACTATGACTTGTACCGCAAGAAAAACGCCACCCCGGAAAGTTTCAAACTCGACCTCGTTCTCAACAAGGCCCTCAGATTCTCCAGTTACTCCGACGAGGGCCGCGGATTCTTCAAAGTCTACGGCGACGTTTTCGAAAAGATATACGCCAATGAAGTTGCTTTCCAAGAGTTGAAGCTGCCGCCGGATTCGGTGGTGAAGCCGCCGGAGATAGGGGACGAGCACGGGTCTTATCTGGTAGTGGCGCAGTTCTATAACTACTGGCTCAACTTTGTGACCATAATGGACTTCAGATGGGTGGATCCGCACGACAAGTACGACTTGGCGGCGGCACAGACGAAGAAGGGACTGGGGATAATGACGCGGAAGAACATGAAGGCGAGGAAGAAGGCGAAGAGGGTGGAGGAGATggaagaggagaaggagaggaggACGAAggtgaagaaggagaagatggAGAGGGCTTTGGAGTATGAAGAGCCGGAGTGGACAAGGCCGGtggagaggaagaggaagtaTGGTgtggaggagaaggaggaggaaaaGGAGAGGGAGGAGTGGGAGTGCGTGGTGTGTAGGAAGGAGTTCAAGAGCGAGAAGCAGTGCTTGAATCACCAGATGtcgaagaggaggaggagtgtGAAGAGTACTAGAGCCAATGAAGTACATATTGACAAGCCGGAATCGAAATCGGATTCTGGTGCAGATTTTTCATGCGTCGACAACGGGAGTGAAGATCGGAAGAGAAAGAAGGGaaggaagaaagagaagaggagTGAAAGGAATAGCAAAAGAAATGGTGAGAGTGAGGATTCTGGTATAAAGAATTCCAAGTCTGGTGGTAGGATAAAGTATGGAGGGAAGAAGAGTAGAGCTGATATTTGCAAAAAACATTAA
- the LOC126794277 gene encoding histone deacetylase 5, with protein sequence MEGSVDSAGKSQRRVGLLYDERMCKHSTPDGEPHPENPDRIKVIWNKLQASSIPQRCVLLEAKEAEDKHILAVHSQNHVDLIKKISSRQFDSKRNRIASKLDSIYLNEGTSEAAYLAAGSAMEVTERVAKGEVDSAVAIIRPPGHHAEEDEAMGFCLFNNVAIAASYVLNEKPELGINKILIVDWDVHHGNATQKMFWNDPRVLFFSVHRHEFGSFYPATDDGFYTMIGEGPGAGYNINVPWENGRCGDADYFAVWEHILIPVAKEFNPDLIIVSAGFDAAIGDPLGGCRITPYGYSVMLKKLMNFANGKIVLALEGGYNFESIAKSMLACVEVLLEDKPILGSSEAYPFESTWSVIQAVRQTLSDYWPSLTNELPVELLNQKAPSPAYNRTSSSDSEVEDHEIPKVSPHLEEALQEIIEPLSKLQVDDGAQAYVATWRSELSKFDVWYAAFGSNLLLKRLLCYIEGGQVDGMLKPCVGSEDKTPPKEIMWKTFPHRLFFGREFTLSWGLGGSAFLNPESNSEDKTHMCLYRITLEQFNDLLVQANYGGHTLSSPLFDLSALNSVTSEEPHSLQVLEGWYGNIVYLGKEHSNPILTMTCTKSNVERFKSGEVALCAPSKKYASTIVTGLVEGKQLSQEEALAYIQEASTKPL encoded by the exons ATGGAGGGTAGTGTTGACTCCGCGGGCAAAAGTCAACGGCGGGTAGGGTTGTTATACGACGAGAGGATGTGTAAGCACTCCACACCGGACGGTGAGCCCCACCCGGAAAACCCTGACCGGATTAAGGTCATCTGGAACAAACTCCAAGCCAGTTCCATTCCCCAGAG GTGTGTTCTTTTGGAAGCGAAAGAAGCCGAAGACAAACATATCTTGGCAGTTCACTCCCAGAATCATGTTGATTTGATCAAGAAGATTAGCTCCAGGCAGTTTGATTCAAAAAGAAATCGAATTGCGTCGAAATTGGATTCGATATATTTAAATGAGGGAACATCTGAAGCTGCATATCTTGCCGCCGGCTCTGCCATGGAG GTAACTGAAAGAGTTGCAAAAGGAGAAGTGGACTCTGCTGTGGCTATTATTAGGCCTCCAGGACATCAtgctgaagaagatgaagctaTGGGGTTTTGTCTTTTTAACAATGTAGCAATTGCAGCAAGTTatgttttaaatgaaaaa CCAGAATTGGGAATCAACAAAATTCTGATAGTTGATTGGGATGTGCATCATGGTAATGCCACTCAAAAGATGTTCTGGAATGATCCTCGTGTTCTATTCTTCTCGGTTCATAG GCATGAGTTTGGTAGTTTTTATCCAGCTACTGATGATGGTTTCTATACTATGATCGGAGAAGGACCAGGAGCAGGATATAACATTAATGTCCCTTGGGAAAATGGTCGATGTGGTGATGCTGATTATTTTGCGGTTTGGGAGCATATTTTGATTCCAGTTGCCAAAGAATTCAATCCTGACTTAATCATAGTCTCTGCCGGATTTGATGCAG CTATTGGTGATCCCTTGGGCGGTTGTCGTATCACACCATATGGATATTCAGTTATGCTGAAGAAG TTGATGAATTTTGCCAATGGAAAGATCGTGTTGGCTTTAGAAGGAGGATATAACTTTGAGTCTATCGCAAAGTCAATGCTTGCTTGTGTTGAAGTTCTGCTAGAGGACAAACCTATCCTTGGATCTTCAGAGGCATACCCATTTGAGTCAACATGGAGTGTGATACAAGCG GTTCGCCAGACATTAAGTGATTACTGGCCATCACTTACAAATGAGTTGCCAGTGGAGTTGCTCAATCAAAAGGCACCTTCACCTGCG TACAATCGGACCTCAAGCTCTGACTCTGAAGTGGAGGATCATGAAATTCCAAAAGTATCTCCGCATCTTGAGGAAGCTCTTCAGGAGATTATAGAGCCCCTTTCAAAGCTACAAGTTGATGACGGTGCTCAGG CTTATGTGGCAACCTGGAGGTCagagctttcaaaatttgaCGTATGGTATGCTGCGTTTGGATCCAATCTGTTGTTGAAAAGACTGCTTTGCTATATTGAAGGTGGACAG GTGGATGGTATGCTAAAGCCATGCGTTGGTTCAGAGGATAAAACCCCACCGAAAGAGATCATGTGGAAGACCTTCCCTCATCGCTTATTCTTTGGTCGGGAATTTACTCTGTCATGGGGTCTTGGAGGGTCTGCGTTCCTCAACCCTGAGAGCAACAGTGAGGATAAAACTCACATGTGCCTATACAGAATTAC GCTTGAGCAGTTTAACGATTTGTTGGTGCAGGCAAATTATGGAGGCCATACCTTGAGCTCTCCTTTGTTTGACTTGTCTGCTTTAAATTCAGTCACAAGTGAAGAACCTCATTCCCTGCAGGTTCTAGAG GGTTGGTACGGCAACATTGTCTATTTGGGAAAGGAGCATAGCAATCCAATACTGACAATGAC GTGCACAAAATCTAATGTTGAGCGCTTCAAATCTGGAGAGGTTGCGTTGTGTGCTCCATCCAAGAAGTATGCCAGCACAATAGTGACAGGCCTGGTGGAAGGAAAGCAGCTTTCACAGGAGGAGGCACTGGCTTACATACAAGAAGCTTCTACTAAACCATTGTGA